The following DNA comes from Bacteroidota bacterium.
ACCTATAACTATCAGTAATATGAGTCCGGGAATCAGAAAACTGTCGAAAGGGCTCGAATCTAAAAGTGTTGTAGGTATTTGCATCAGTTGACCGCTCGGGTCAAGCACCAGCAATATGCCGCCGTAAAAAGCTGAAATGACATTGAAAAAGAGCAGGATAACAGTAAACACGCGCATATTCGATGAAGTAGAATGGCAATTAACGTTTTATTTCTTAAAAATCAGCTAAAATCAAGCCAAAACTACAACAGAAAGCAAGAAAATGCAAATATATTTTTATATTTCATTCGTTCACCTTACAGCTCATCGAGACACCTGAGCACCAAATCACAGCATTCATGTACCTGGTCTGTGGTAATTGTGAGAGGCGGAGCTATGCGGAAAGCACTGGCATTGAACAGAAACCAATCGCCAAATAAGCCAAGCCCGGTTCCTTTATGGATAAAGGCATTCACCTCTTCGTCCTTGCCCAATTCAATTGCCATTAATAGACCGGCGTTGCGTATGTTAATAATTTTCGGATGATGCTGCAGCCGTTCTCTGAAAAGTCCGGCTTTGGCATTTACCGTTTCCACGAGTTTTTCGTCCTGAATTACGTTCAGGGCTGCCAGCCCGGCGGCACAGCATACCGGATGCCCGCCGAAAGTGGTGATATGCCCTAATACCGGGTCATGCGTAAGGCTTTGCATAATTGATGCCGGTGCAATAAATGCGCCCAGTGGCATTCCACCGCCCAATGCTTTGGAAAGCACCAGAATATCGGGTGAACTATTATATTGTTCAAAGGCAAACATGGTTCCTGTTCTGCCAAAAGCGGTTTGAGACTCATCAAATACCAGCAGTGCGCCTGTTTCGGTGCAACGTTTGCGAAGTGCTTTCAGGAAATTCTGCTGAGGAAGTATTACACCGGCTTCGGCCTGAACAGGTTCAATTACAACGCAGGCAGTGTGAGAGTTAATCCTTTCAAGGTCACGGATGTCATTGAATTTTAGCTGTGCAATACCCGGCAGCAGCGGACGAAACGCATCCTGCCATACAGCGCTGCCAATCAGGCTGAGTGCTCCCTGGGTTCCTCCGTGATAAGCATTTGAAAAGCAGGCAATTTCAGGTCGTCCGGTATAACGCTTTGCCAGTTTCATGGCACCTTC
Coding sequences within:
- a CDS encoding aspartate aminotransferase family protein, which encodes MKTQRQLFFDFVAQTSPAPMAVEIERAEGIYMYGPDGKRYIDMVSGVSVSNTGHRHPKVIEAITSQLDHYLHLMVYGEFIQSPQVLFAEALCTLLPAEFNSVYFVNSGSEAIEGAMKLAKRYTGRPEIACFSNAYHGGTQGALSLIGSAVWQDAFRPLLPGIAQLKFNDIRDLERINSHTACVVIEPVQAEAGVILPQQNFLKALRKRCTETGALLVFDESQTAFGRTGTMFAFEQYNSSPDILVLSKALGGGMPLGAFIAPASIMQSLTHDPVLGHITTFGGHPVCCAAGLAALNVIQDEKLVETVNAKAGLFRERLQHHPKIINIRNAGLLMAIELGKDEEVNAFIHKGTGLGLFGDWFLFNASAFRIAPPLTITTDQVHECCDLVLRCLDEL